Proteins encoded together in one Acholeplasma hippikon window:
- the dtd gene encoding D-aminoacyl-tRNA deacylase: MLVARVNHAKLEVEGKEIANIGSGYIVYFGVKDTDTLALAEKCANKLNTMRLIHDEDGKMNLKLDPKTQEILVVSQFTLYGDASNNNRPSFTKAAKGDQALPIYLHFVECLRKLGHRVQTGQFGAHMIIQAEYDGPLNLLYELE; encoded by the coding sequence AAAGAAATTGCAAATATTGGCAGCGGGTATATTGTTTACTTTGGTGTAAAAGACACAGATACTTTAGCATTAGCAGAAAAATGTGCAAATAAATTGAATACCATGAGATTAATTCATGATGAAGATGGTAAAATGAACTTAAAGTTAGATCCTAAGACGCAAGAAATCTTAGTCGTTTCACAGTTTACACTCTATGGGGATGCTTCAAACAATAATCGTCCAAGCTTTACAAAAGCTGCAAAAGGTGATCAAGCACTTCCAATTTATCTTCACTTTGTTGAATGTTTAAGAAAACTTGGACACCGCGTTCAAACAGGACAATTTGGTGCTCATATGATCATTCAAGCTGAATATGATGGTCCATTAAATTTACTTTACGAATTGGAGTAA
- a CDS encoding AI-2E family transporter: MKNKLNTRLLNILILLMIIVIMIFIWPSVDRFIFKALTALLPLIIAFTLAYILNPTLTFLQKRKIPRWLGIIFVYSLIVGFFIYLVFGILKPAVDNIGDLTIGVERIMEQIGTILNVDTSGVTSYAKDFVQDLVNKISNFFTASGGTVESVWQAIINSAVIVVVGIIFLLTFPRIKKEIKEYLEDTLKPKAFQFVRQLDRELTNYLWAEVIIAGIQALEYGGLMLILSIFFPEFLAFVPLVAIVAAILSLIPYFGGYFSILFTAVIIMTVPNAAYGMIGLAIFTIVFPQLDAYVINPKIYQTKLRLNPIATISFVLLGQAFFGIIGAILSVPVQVVFEVTMNYYKQDIKNRLKDFNSKL; encoded by the coding sequence ATGAAAAATAAGTTAAACACGAGATTGTTGAATATTCTTATTTTACTAATGATAATTGTTATCATGATTTTCATATGGCCAAGTGTTGACCGTTTTATATTTAAAGCTTTAACAGCGTTATTACCATTAATTATTGCCTTCACACTGGCATATATATTAAATCCAACACTTACTTTCTTACAAAAGCGTAAGATTCCTCGTTGGTTAGGTATTATCTTTGTTTATTCACTCATTGTTGGATTCTTTATTTACTTAGTATTTGGCATTTTGAAACCGGCTGTAGATAATATTGGTGACTTAACCATTGGGGTTGAGCGTATTATGGAACAAATTGGGACCATTCTAAATGTAGATACATCTGGTGTTACAAGTTATGCAAAAGACTTTGTTCAAGATCTAGTAAATAAAATTTCTAATTTCTTCACTGCTAGTGGAGGGACAGTAGAAAGTGTTTGGCAAGCAATTATTAACAGTGCGGTTATTGTTGTAGTAGGAATTATTTTCTTATTAACCTTTCCAAGAATTAAAAAAGAAATTAAAGAGTATTTAGAAGATACATTAAAACCAAAAGCATTTCAATTTGTTCGCCAATTAGATAGAGAATTAACCAATTATCTGTGGGCAGAAGTAATTATTGCAGGTATTCAAGCACTAGAATATGGTGGATTAATGCTAATCTTATCGATTTTCTTCCCTGAATTCTTAGCATTTGTGCCATTGGTTGCAATTGTTGCGGCAATTTTATCACTTATTCCTTATTTTGGAGGTTATTTCTCAATACTATTTACTGCAGTGATTATCATGACTGTACCAAATGCAGCATATGGTATGATTGGGTTAGCAATATTTACAATTGTATTCCCACAATTAGATGCTTATGTAATTAATCCAAAAATATATCAAACAAAGCTACGTTTAAATCCGATTGCCACCATTTCATTTGTTTTACTTGGTCAAGCATTCTTCGGCATTATTGGAGCAATTTTATCAGTTCCAGTACAAGTTGTGTTTGAAGTTACAATGAATTATTACAAACAAGATATTAAAAATCGTCTAAAAGACTTTAACTCAAAACTTTAA